From Arachis stenosperma cultivar V10309 chromosome 2, arast.V10309.gnm1.PFL2, whole genome shotgun sequence, one genomic window encodes:
- the LOC130960644 gene encoding pentatricopeptide repeat-containing protein At2g20710, mitochondrial-like — MIVLSRLKSALRLLPRSSVTYATSAPSTSNLSTAKENQSAVVRLPQHLYGRIFHAKDQTHPVVTILEQWVQDDQTLSHDKLLFVIKQLRSRKRYKDALEVSFWMSEKGYSEPRSGDFSIRLDLIAKVKGIEEAESYFDSIPTDLRAAECYSSLLNCYAQVRDVDKAERIMLQMKHLGFARSTMARNSLLNLYYQRQNYDKVENLLLEMKEEGIKFDRYTLATLINTYAAKSDIEGIDKHLAQLEDDSSYSQHADWWSVYAVAANSYGKLGLHDKAFNALKKSEERASSTIWKEAFPYLMTQYATIGKKEEVMRLWNIYKMDGKLLKSDYYSAVINSFLKLDDIELAKIIFDEWESRNRYLKNFFIPNLMIAAYSRKGKMEEAEAIVNRTISKGGKPNEWTWSGLLLGYISQRNFARAVRCMKEAVSICEGCKWRPLPESLAAIFQYLKFNGDIEEAEDLIRLLSSKNFISLDVHNKLMSWIKDVESNVPATDVLEGDSHKQIGEISEPEEDGNNPDFCHGQQ, encoded by the exons ATGATAGTACTCAGCCGTCTGAAATCCGCATTAcgtcttcttcctcgttcttccGTGACCTACGCAACCTCTGCCCCTTCCACCTCCAACCTCTCAACGGCGAAGGAGAACCAAAGCGCCGTCGTTCGTCTCCCGCAGCATTTGTACGGTCGGATCTTCCATGCGAAAGATCAAACTCACCCGGTTGTTACGATTCTCGAGCAGTGGGTTCAGGATGACCAAACTCTTAGCCACGATAAACTGCTATTCGTTATCAAGCAACTTAGGTCACGCAAAAGATATAAAGACGCCCTCGAG GTATCATTTTGGATGTCCGAGAAAGGATACTCTGAACCTAGATCTGGAGATTTTAGTATAAGACTGGACTTGATTGCAAAGGTTAAGGGAATAGAAGAAGCTGAATCCTATTTTGATAGCATTCCGACAGACTTAAGAGCTGCGGAATGTTACAGCTCTCTTCTTAATTGCTATGCTCAAGTTAGAGATGTGGATAAAGCTGAAAGAATCATGCTGCAGATGAAACATTTGGGTTTTGCACGGTCTACTATGGCAAGAAATTCTTTGCTTAACCTCTACTATCAAAGACAAAACTATGACAAAGTGGAAAATTTGTTGCTTGAAATGAAAGAAGAGGGTATTAAATTCGATAGATATACATTAGCCACCTTGATTAATACATATGCGGCCAAATCTGATATTGAGGGAATCGACAAACATCTTGCACAGTTAGAAGATGATTCATCGTATTCCCAACATGCAGATTGGTGGAGTGTTTATGCTGTGGCAGCCAATTCTTATGGCAAACTCGGGCTTCATGATAAAGCTTTTAATGCTTTAAAGAAATCAGAGGAGCGTGCGAGTTCTACAATCTGGAAAGAGGCCTTTCCTTACCTTATGACTCAATATGCAACAATagggaagaaagaagaagtgaTGAGGTTGTGGAATATTTACAAGATGGATGGGAAGTTACTCAAAAGTGACTATTATTCAGCTGTAATAAATTCATTTCTCAAGTTGGATGACATCGAACTTGCTAAGATTATCTTTGACGAGTGGGAATCTAGAAACCggtatttaaaaaatttctttaTTCCAAACTTGATGATAGCAGCTTACAGCAGAAAGGGCAAAATGGAGGAAGCTGAAGCCATTGTTAATAGGACAATCTCGAAGGGAGGAAAGCCAAATGAATGGACTTGGTCAGGGCTCTTGCTTGGATATATTTCACAAAGAAATTTTGCTAGGGCTGTTCGATGTATGAAAGAGGCAGTTTCTATCTGTGAAGGGTGTAAGTGGAGGCCACTACCAGAATCCTTAGCTGCCATTTTTCAGTACTTGAAATTTAATGGGGATATAGAGGAGGCAGAGGATTTGATAAGGTTACTCAGTAGCAAGAATTTTATCTCCCTTGATGTTCATAACAAGCTGATGAGTTGGATTAAGGATGTGGAATCAAATGTGCCTGCAACTGATGTGCTGGAAGGCGATTCACATAAACAAATTGGTGAAATTTCAGAGCCAGAGGAAGATGGGAACAACCCTGACTTCTGCCATGGCCAACAATAA
- the LOC130960180 gene encoding pentatricopeptide repeat-containing protein At2g20710, mitochondrial-like has product MSFATQILSISHKSFQFIKRFSFFATPKLPSQSSATSNLLTVKKEQSSVVSVPRTPFFQKLPLRDLYRRIFTAPESPSLVVPIIEKWIRDGGTVNYNRLLSVIRKLRSRRRYRNALEVSSWMFEKGFFKHKSGDLAIRLDLIGKVNGLEEAEFYFNSIPKYLRTGECYSSLLNCCAHARDVGSAERIMEKMRALGFARSILSRNVLLNLYYQTQNYDKLENLVCEMQEEGINFNSYTFGTLISAYAATSNTEGIDKLLAQLEHNWIQYWHLDWTVYAIAANCYRKQGLFDKAFNVLKKSERLITNKKRRVALTFLMTRYAAIGKKEEVMRLWKILTTDGKLYSRAYLAVIASVLKFDDFESAENIFKNWESKNLGFDIRIPNLIIGAYSKKGNMEAAESVVDWTIINNGEPNSKTWSYLSCGYIEQGNFSMAIEYIKEAISVCEVGPHWMQFWESLAAIFEYLKSKGDMKEVEELVRLLRSKDLVSLDVHKKLMNWIKDVESNVHVIDVFFGDSRKQTNVVSKAKEYRCSNDKQFLQ; this is encoded by the exons ATGAGTTTTGCTACACAAATCCTCAGCATTTCACATAAATCATTTCAATTTATAAAACGGTTTTCATTTTTTGCAACCCCTAAGCTTCCTTCACAGTCCTCCGCCACCTCCAACCTATTAACAGTCAAGAAGGAACAAAGCAGCGTCGTTTCAGTTCCGAGGACACCATTTTTCCAGAAGCTTCCTTTGCGCGACTTATACCGTCGGATCTTCACGGCTCCTGAATCGCCGTCCTTGGTGGTTCCGATAATCGAGAAGTGGATTAGAGATGGCGGAACTGTTAACTACAACAGACTCCTATCTGTTATCAGGAAACTCAGATCACGCAGAAGATATAGAAACGCCCTCGAG GTATCGTCATGGATGTTTGAGAAAGGGTTTTTCAAACATAAATCTGGAGATCTTGCGATAAGATTGGACTTGATTGGGAAAGTTAATGGACTAGAAGAAGCAGAATTCTATTTTAATAGCATTCCAAAGTACTTACGAACTGGAGAATGTTACAGCtctcttcttaattgctgtgcTCATGCTAGGGATGTGGGTAGTGCAGAGCGCATCATGGAGAAGATGAGAGCTTTGGGTTTTGCAAGGTCGATTTTGTCAAGAAATGTTTTGCTTAATCTCTACTATCAAACACAGAACTATGACAAATTGGAAAATTTGGTATGTGAAATGCAAGAAGAGGGTATTAATTTCAATAGCTATACATTTGGTACCCTGATAAGTGCTTACGCTGCCACTTCTAATACGGAGGGAATTGACAAGCTTCTCGCACAGTTAGAGCATAATTGGATTCAGTACTGGCATTTAGATTGGACTGTTTATGCTATTGCAGCCAATTGTTATAGGAAACAAGGACTCTTTGATAAAGCTTTTAATGTCTTAAAGAAATCAGAGAGGCTCATAACTAACAAAAAGAGGAGAGTGGCCCTTACTTTCCTTATGACTCGATATGCAGCGATAGGCAAGAAAGAAGAAGTGATGAGGTTATGGAAAATTTTAACAACAGATGGGAAGTTATACAGTAGAGCTTATTTAGCTGTAATTGCTTCAGTTCTTAAGTTTGATGACTTTGAAAGTGCTGAGAATATATTTAAGAATTGGGAATCTAAAAATCTGGGTTTTGATATTCGGATTCCAAACTTGATTATTGGAGCTTACAGCAAGAAGGGCAATATGGAGGCAGCTGAATCTGTTGTTGATTGGACAATCATAAACAACGGAGAGCCAAATTCAAAGACTTGGTCCTATCTCTCATGTGGGTATATTGAACAAGGTAATTTTTCAATGGCTATTGAATATATCAAAGAAGCCATTTCTGTCTGTGAAGTGGGGCCTCACTGGATGCAATTTTGGGAATCTTTGGCTGCCATTTTTGAATACTTGAAAAGTAAAGGAGATATGAAGGAAGTAGAGGAGTTGGTACGGTTACTTAGGAGCAAGGATCTTGTCTCCCTTGACGTTCACAAGAAGTTGATGAATTGGATTAAGGATGTTGAATCAAATGTGCATGTAATTGATGTGTTCTTTGGAGATTCACGTAAACAAACAAATGTAGTTTCAAAAGCCAAGGAATACAGATGCAGCAATGATAAGCAATTCTTGCAATAG